A single region of the Rhodospirillales bacterium genome encodes:
- a CDS encoding CCA tRNA nucleotidyltransferase, producing the protein MKASKYITPPGWMKQPETQKVMRALGGDETPPKALFVGGAVRNTLFGDPVVDIDIATALPPEEVVERLGLANIKSIPTGIDHGTVTAVVNKKPFEITTLRRDVETDGRRAVVAFTQDWREDAQRRDFTINTLLAGPDGAVYDPTGRGLSDSEARRVVFVGAPDERIAEDYLRILRFFRFYAWYGKGAPDDAALAACRAAADKISTLSKERITHEVLKILAVPDPVDVLSLMFENKILEALFSKEYQPERLSELCALQAGYRAPEIMARLFVLDGLRHKDVGSFLMLSNAQKKTLGCYEAAFSGLGEISEKTVKKLVYKYKNDIALQVLFFKGAPEDLRALAQSWRAPEFPLTGEDLLKAGMSPGPGLGKKLSEIESWWMDRHFEPGKAACLERLGG; encoded by the coding sequence ATGAAAGCGTCAAAATATATAACGCCGCCCGGGTGGATGAAACAGCCTGAAACGCAAAAGGTGATGCGCGCGCTCGGCGGGGACGAGACGCCGCCAAAGGCTCTTTTCGTCGGGGGGGCCGTTCGCAATACTCTTTTCGGCGATCCCGTAGTGGATATCGATATTGCCACGGCCCTTCCGCCGGAAGAGGTGGTGGAGCGCCTGGGTCTCGCGAATATCAAGTCCATCCCGACCGGAATAGATCACGGAACGGTTACGGCTGTCGTCAATAAAAAGCCTTTTGAAATCACAACCTTGCGCCGGGATGTGGAGACGGACGGCCGCCGCGCTGTTGTGGCCTTTACGCAGGATTGGCGGGAAGATGCGCAGCGGCGTGATTTTACGATCAATACCCTGCTCGCCGGGCCTGATGGCGCGGTTTACGATCCCACAGGGCGGGGCCTTTCGGATAGTGAGGCGCGGCGCGTGGTTTTTGTCGGGGCGCCGGATGAACGCATTGCCGAAGATTATTTGCGGATTTTGCGTTTTTTCCGTTTTTATGCCTGGTACGGGAAAGGCGCCCCCGATGACGCGGCGCTTGCGGCCTGCCGGGCGGCGGCGGATAAAATATCGACGCTTTCGAAGGAGCGGATCACGCACGAGGTTTTAAAAATTCTGGCGGTACCTGATCCGGTAGACGTTTTGTCTCTTATGTTTGAAAACAAGATATTAGAGGCACTTTTTTCCAAAGAATATCAACCGGAGCGCCTCTCGGAGTTATGCGCGTTGCAGGCCGGATACCGGGCGCCGGAGATTATGGCCCGGCTGTTTGTTCTGGACGGGCTGCGGCACAAGGATGTCGGTTCCTTTCTGATGCTGTCGAACGCGCAGAAAAAAACGCTGGGTTGTTACGAGGCGGCTTTTTCCGGTTTGGGCGAAATTTCAGAAAAGACGGTTAAGAAGCTTGTTTATAAATATAAAAACGATATCGCGCTTCAGGTTCTTTTCTTCAAAGGGGCGCCGGAGGATTTAAGGGCGCTGGCGCAAAGCTGGCGGGCGCCGGAATTTCCCTTAACGGGGGAGGATTTGCTTAAGGCGGGAATGTCCCCGGGTCCCGGTCTGGGGAAAAAGTTGTCCGAAATCGAAAGCTGGTGGATGGACCGGCATTTTGAGCCCGGCAAAGCTGCTTGTCTGGAAAGGTTAGGCGGCTGA
- a CDS encoding tRNA (cytidine(34)-2'-O)-methyltransferase, with product MIDLALYQPDIPQNVGAAMRLCACLNVTLHIIEPCGFPWNEKKIRTSAMDYIDHIKLQKHSSWNAFRQASAPRRLILMSTKESRPYTDFRFRPDDILIAGSESSGVPPEIHNDADAGVTIPMAAGLRSLNVINASAMILGEALRQQRGSAA from the coding sequence ATGATCGACCTTGCCCTCTACCAGCCGGATATTCCGCAAAATGTCGGCGCTGCCATGCGGCTGTGTGCATGCCTGAATGTGACGCTCCACATTATCGAGCCCTGCGGTTTTCCCTGGAATGAAAAGAAAATCCGCACCAGCGCCATGGACTATATCGACCATATAAAGCTGCAAAAACACAGTTCATGGAACGCCTTTCGGCAGGCAAGCGCCCCGCGCCGCCTCATCCTGATGAGCACCAAAGAATCCCGGCCCTATACGGATTTCCGTTTCCGGCCCGACGATATCCTCATAGCGGGAAGCGAAAGCAGCGGCGTGCCGCCTGAAATACATAACGATGCGGATGCCGGCGTGACGATCCCGATGGCCGCCGGCCTGCGCTCCCTCAACGTCATCAACGCCTCCGCCATGATTTTAGGCGAGGCGTTGCGGCAGCAGCGCGGGTCAGCCGCCTAA
- the petA gene encoding ubiquinol-cytochrome c reductase iron-sulfur subunit, whose protein sequence is MGMDMTVDEAGESRRDFLYLTAAAFGAVGAGSVAWPLVDQMNPAADTLALASTEVDLSPIETGQAITVMWRGKPVFVRRRTEKEIKQAQDVDIATLRDKQADSDRVQKSQWLVTVGICTHLGCVPLGQKSTDPRGDFGGWFCPCHGSHYDTSGRIRKGPAPKNLQVPEYVFLDETTIRIG, encoded by the coding sequence ATGGGTATGGATATGACAGTTGACGAAGCGGGCGAAAGCCGCCGCGATTTTCTCTATCTTACAGCAGCAGCGTTTGGCGCGGTCGGCGCGGGGTCCGTGGCGTGGCCTCTGGTGGACCAGATGAATCCGGCGGCCGATACGCTTGCGCTGGCCTCGACGGAGGTGGATTTATCGCCGATTGAAACAGGGCAGGCCATTACGGTGATGTGGCGCGGAAAGCCCGTTTTTGTCCGCAGGCGGACGGAAAAAGAGATCAAGCAGGCGCAGGACGTCGATATTGCAACCCTTCGCGACAAGCAGGCGGATTCGGACCGGGTCCAGAAGTCGCAGTGGCTTGTAACGGTCGGCATCTGCACGCATCTGGGCTGTGTGCCTTTGGGGCAGAAATCCACGGATCCAAGGGGGGATTTTGGCGGCTGGTTTTGTCCGTGCCACGGCTCCCACTATGATACGTCCGGGCGCATTCGCAAGGGGCCTGCCCCGAAAAATCTGCAGGTGCCGGAGTATGTGTTTTTGGACGAGACAACCATCAGGATTGGGTAA